GGACGACCCGGGGCGCGTGGGCTGGCTGCAGTCGACGGCTCAGGTGGACGACAGTTCGGGAGCGAGCGTGCTCTCCGGTCACGTCTCGGACGAGCGGGACGTCCCCGGCGCGCTCTCCCGGTTGAACGAGGTGCGTCGCGGAGCGGTCATCACGTGGGCGCCACCGGGGGGTCGGAGGTACAGGTTCGAGGTCGTCGACCTGCACACCTACCCGCGGGCCACGGGGGTGCCGGCCGAGCTGTTCAGGGTCGACGGTCGACATGTCCTGCACCTGGTCACCTGTGCCCGCCGGGTGAGCACGGCGGGCGGCGGCTTCCACTACACCGCCAACCTCGTGGTCACTGCCCGGGCGGTCCCCGGCTAGCCTCGCTCCATGACGTCGCTGGAGCTGCTGTCCCTGCCCACGCGTTCCGAGGACTGGGCCGACTGGCTCACCGAGCGTGGGCGCGGGTCGCTGCGCACGGCTGCCGACCACGTCGCGGCCCTCAAGGAGGCTCCCTCCGGCAGCACCGCGATCCTGCAGCTGTGGAACGACGCATCGATCTCGGTCGCGAACGCCTCGGCGGTGACGAGCCTGCTGTCCTCGGTGCATCCCGACGCCGTCGTCGTCGAGCTGGCCGAGGAGATCGAGGTCGAGGTCCGCCGCTTCTCCAGCGACCTGCTGCTCGATGCCGACGTCTTCGCCCAGCTGTCCTCGGTGCGGCAGGACCCGCTCGACGACGGTGCTCTGCGGGTGCTGACCGACGCCCTGCGTTCCTTCCGCCGCGCCGGCGTCGACCGCGACGAGGAGATCCGGGTCGCGGTCCGCGAGCTCAACGAGCGTGAGACCGCGCTGAGCCAGGCCTTCTCCAGGAACATCCGCGACGGTCGTCGCACGGCGACGGTGCCGGCCTCCGCGCTCGAGGGCCTGCCCGCCGACTTCGTCGCGGACCACCCGGCCGATGGCGACGGCAACGTGGCGATCACGACTGAGTACCCCGACGTCCATCCGTTCCTGACCTACAGCCGGGACGCCGACGCGCGCCGCGCCGTTGCCACGGAGTTCCTCAACCTCGGCTGGCCGGAGAACGACGCCGTGCTGACCGATCTGCTGCGACTGCGTCAGGAGAAGGCCCGCCTGCTCGGGTACTCCGACTGGCCGGACTTCGACGCCGAGGTGAAGATGATCAGGCGCGGCGACGCGATCGCCGAGTTCATCGACAAGATCGCCGAGGACTCCCTGGCTGCGGGCGAGCGCGACCTCCAGGTACTGCTGGCGCGAGGTGCTCAGGACGGCATCACCACCATCGACGCCTCGAACTGGCGCTACTGCTTCGAGGCGGTCAAGCGCGACCAGTACGGCGTCGACGCCCAGGAGGTACGGCGCTACTTCGAGTTCTCCCGGGTCCGGCAGGGCCTGCTCGACGTCACCGCCCGGCTGTTCGGACTCGAGTACGTGCCCGTCGACGCTCCCACCTGGCACGAGGACGTCACCTCCTTCGACGTTCGTCTCGACGGCGAGCTGCTCGGCCGGATCCACCTCGACCTGCACCCGCGGGAGCGGAAGTACAACCACGCCGCGCAGTTCGACCTGGTGCCCGGCGTCCGCGAGCGCCAGCTGGCGGAGGGCGTCCTGGTCTGCAACTTCACCCGAGGCCTGATGGACCACGACGAGGTCGTCACGCTGTTCCACGAGTTCGGCCACCTGATGCACCACGTGCTCGCGGGCCGGCACGAGTGGGTCCGGTTCTCCGGGGTCGCCACCGAGTGGGACTTCGTCGAGGCACCGTCGCAGATGCTCGAGGAGTGGGCCTGGGACGCCGGCGTGCTGCAGGTGTTCGCCACCGACGAGGCCGGTACGCCGATCCCCGCCGACCTGGTGGACCGGATGCGCGCGGCCGACGAGTTCTGCAAGGGACTGCTGGCGCGGACCCAGATGTTCTACGCCGCGGT
The DNA window shown above is from Marmoricola sp. OAE513 and carries:
- a CDS encoding class F sortase, whose product is MIRAVVLLVMATTTACGAGAGPAHAPAPATTPDKVVMAPEPVAVQPTLRPSPRHLDRSYRAEPDLVDPGAGGVLRIKSLGIRAPVDAVGLDGSAMAVPDDPGRVGWLQSTAQVDDSSGASVLSGHVSDERDVPGALSRLNEVRRGAVITWAPPGGRRYRFEVVDLHTYPRATGVPAELFRVDGRHVLHLVTCARRVSTAGGGFHYTANLVVTARAVPG
- a CDS encoding M3 family metallopeptidase, with protein sequence MTSLELLSLPTRSEDWADWLTERGRGSLRTAADHVAALKEAPSGSTAILQLWNDASISVANASAVTSLLSSVHPDAVVVELAEEIEVEVRRFSSDLLLDADVFAQLSSVRQDPLDDGALRVLTDALRSFRRAGVDRDEEIRVAVRELNERETALSQAFSRNIRDGRRTATVPASALEGLPADFVADHPADGDGNVAITTEYPDVHPFLTYSRDADARRAVATEFLNLGWPENDAVLTDLLRLRQEKARLLGYSDWPDFDAEVKMIRRGDAIAEFIDKIAEDSLAAGERDLQVLLARGAQDGITTIDASNWRYCFEAVKRDQYGVDAQEVRRYFEFSRVRQGLLDVTARLFGLEYVPVDAPTWHEDVTSFDVRLDGELLGRIHLDLHPRERKYNHAAQFDLVPGVRERQLAEGVLVCNFTRGLMDHDEVVTLFHEFGHLMHHVLAGRHEWVRFSGVATEWDFVEAPSQMLEEWAWDAGVLQVFATDEAGTPIPADLVDRMRAADEFCKGLLARTQMFYAAVSYRFHLEVPEDLTARLFELYPQYSLIEPLEGTHFHAGFGHLDGYTSAYYTYFWSLVIAKDMFSAFDPDDLFDPGQATRYRDVVLAAGGSHDAAVLVAEFLGRPYNTDAFTAWLDR